The following are encoded in a window of Brevibacillus sp. DP1.3A genomic DNA:
- a CDS encoding HU family DNA-binding protein, protein MNKTELVTRVAETTELTKKDATKAVDAILDAIADALKEGDKVSLIGFGNFEVRERAARKGRNPQTGEEIEIAASKMPAFKPGKELKDSVK, encoded by the coding sequence ATGAATAAGACTGAACTGGTTACAAGAGTCGCTGAAACCACAGAATTAACTAAGAAAGATGCTACAAAAGCGGTAGATGCTATATTAGATGCTATTGCAGATGCGCTAAAAGAAGGGGACAAAGTATCCCTTATTGGATTCGGAAATTTTGAAGTGCGGGAGCGAGCTGCTCGAAAGGGTCGTAATCCTCAAACTGGAGAAGAAATTGAAATCGCTGCGAGTAAGATGCCTGCGTTTAAACCAGGTAAAGAACTAAAGGATTCAGTAAAATAA
- a CDS encoding recombinase family protein, giving the protein MSTEEQAKSGFSLDDQLRECRKKAATSEVAEYIDDVSGEFLDRPALSRLRQDVKDGVITKIVCLDPDRLSRKLMNQLLITDEFDKRGIELVFVNGEYAKTPEGQLFYSMRGAIAEFEKAKINERMSRGRREKARQGRVLRDFQIYGYSYDPEKEQIVINEAEAAVVRLVFDLFTQPNDLVEGINGIAVYLTSKGVPTKRGASVWHRQVVRQMLLNEAYVGRFYQNKWNTEGMLGNQFRQPDEKVRMTMRPKEEWILLPCPSIIDEMKFEHAQRLLKESRRRWAGRSFNEYLLSGLVRCGTCGNTMPGRKAKNWGQDVFEYTDVKNTAGAKNKGCGRRIKCTQLDNEVWETVANWLNNPDEIAAAMEDKVETPFEQVELERLQKDLEKTKAGRKRLLKLFASGEEDIGEEDIRQELKELKEKEDKINQRLSELTEQTKLQINHEYSRNLIQEAAEYYLSKAQDELTFEDKKELIRHVVREVRVFEESVEIYTF; this is encoded by the coding sequence GTGAGTACAGAGGAACAGGCAAAGAGCGGATTCAGTCTCGACGATCAGTTAAGGGAATGCCGGAAAAAGGCAGCGACGAGTGAAGTTGCCGAGTACATAGATGATGTATCAGGCGAGTTCCTAGATCGGCCGGCTCTCTCAAGGCTAAGACAAGATGTGAAGGATGGAGTCATTACCAAGATCGTTTGTCTTGACCCAGATCGTTTATCACGGAAGCTTATGAATCAACTGCTTATTACAGATGAATTCGATAAACGTGGTATAGAGCTTGTGTTCGTGAATGGCGAATATGCGAAAACTCCTGAAGGTCAGCTCTTTTACAGTATGCGTGGAGCGATTGCTGAATTTGAGAAAGCAAAAATTAATGAGCGTATGAGTCGTGGAAGAAGAGAAAAGGCAAGACAAGGCCGCGTCCTCCGTGACTTTCAAATATATGGGTACAGTTATGATCCTGAGAAGGAACAGATTGTAATAAATGAAGCTGAGGCAGCAGTAGTACGACTTGTATTTGATCTGTTTACTCAGCCAAATGATCTTGTTGAAGGAATAAATGGAATTGCCGTTTACCTGACCAGCAAGGGGGTTCCTACAAAGCGTGGGGCGAGTGTATGGCATCGACAAGTGGTACGTCAGATGCTCTTGAATGAGGCATACGTGGGGAGGTTTTATCAGAATAAATGGAATACAGAAGGGATGCTTGGCAACCAGTTTCGGCAACCGGATGAGAAAGTCCGTATGACAATGCGCCCAAAAGAAGAATGGATATTACTGCCCTGCCCATCCATTATTGATGAAATGAAGTTTGAACATGCTCAACGACTACTAAAGGAATCTAGAAGAAGATGGGCGGGCCGAAGCTTCAACGAATATCTTTTAAGTGGTCTCGTCCGCTGCGGTACTTGCGGAAATACGATGCCTGGGAGAAAAGCGAAAAACTGGGGTCAGGATGTTTTTGAGTACACCGACGTTAAGAACACTGCGGGTGCAAAAAACAAGGGCTGCGGTCGTCGAATCAAATGCACACAGCTGGATAATGAAGTTTGGGAAACCGTTGCAAACTGGTTGAATAATCCTGACGAGATTGCGGCAGCAATGGAAGATAAAGTGGAAACTCCATTCGAGCAAGTGGAGTTGGAACGATTGCAAAAGGATCTCGAAAAAACAAAAGCGGGTCGCAAGAGATTACTTAAATTGTTTGCTTCCGGCGAAGAAGATATTGGTGAAGAAGATATTCGCCAAGAGTTGAAAGAACTGAAGGAGAAGGAAGATAAAATAAATCAGCGTTTAAGTGAGTTGACAGAACAAACGAAACTGCAAATTAATCATGAGTATAGCCGCAACTTGATCCAGGAAGCTGCTGAATATTATTTATCGAAGGCACAGGATGAGCTAACCTTTGAGGATAAAAAAGAGCTGATTCGTCATGTGGTAAGGGAAGTAAGGGTATTTGAAGAAAGCGTGGAGATATACACGTTCTAA
- a CDS encoding DUF1871 family protein: MKQLIYAKVKNIIDRWDPIGLVGIDPEHDHYRFEINEIIKLLQSNYSTPEELAKHVESIFIEYFDDEIYNRPFAECLDVARILVTINSD, from the coding sequence GTGAAGCAATTGATTTACGCTAAAGTAAAAAACATTATTGATCGATGGGACCCGATTGGGTTAGTTGGTATAGATCCCGAACACGATCATTACCGATTTGAAATAAATGAGATTATTAAACTTCTTCAATCTAACTACAGCACCCCTGAAGAGTTGGCCAAACATGTAGAAAGCATTTTCATCGAATACTTCGATGACGAAATTTATAATCGTCCGTTCGCTGAATGTCTGGATGTCGCTCGCATTCTAGTTACAATCAATAGCGATTAA
- a CDS encoding matrixin family metalloprotease has product MKKGTSLMLGFLSIATLLSVPNNASAYNTTGYYWDNSVVRFNYADDMSSDYEDELKDALASWNNAVEKYIAFGRDTKKSKVFIFKEDDYGKTGWTAETSVTPYDGSDIIRNASMSLNTYYMDDMSASEKEGVFAHELGHVLGLDHVKDPKQVMSTTKDGRKVKEPGKDDIAGIKSIYKK; this is encoded by the coding sequence ATGAAAAAAGGTACCTCATTGATGCTAGGATTTTTATCAATTGCCACTTTACTGTCCGTACCAAACAACGCTTCTGCTTATAACACTACAGGGTACTATTGGGATAATAGTGTAGTTAGGTTTAACTACGCTGATGATATGAGTAGTGATTATGAAGACGAGTTGAAGGACGCTTTAGCTTCATGGAATAATGCTGTAGAAAAATATATAGCCTTTGGGCGAGATACAAAAAAGAGCAAAGTGTTCATTTTTAAAGAGGATGACTATGGAAAAACAGGCTGGACTGCCGAAACATCAGTTACTCCGTACGATGGATCAGATATTATTCGAAATGCCTCTATGAGTCTCAACACTTATTACATGGACGATATGAGTGCAAGTGAAAAAGAAGGTGTTTTTGCTCACGAACTCGGTCATGTTCTTGGTCTAGACCATGTTAAAGATCCTAAACAAGTCATGTCTACTACTAAAGATGGGCGGAAAGTAAAAGAGCCTGGAAAAGATGATATTGCTGGTATTAAATCGATATACAAAAAATAG
- a CDS encoding YolD-like family protein — MGKERCDEMASKIENPFSMRFVLPEQRAMYLQMKEDDKLVAMPIVEQDELEALNYIICDSARADYAITVTWWKQIKGNLGITCTMWGVVKWIDQNGRRIKIVTDEDSQWISMDVITDVKA, encoded by the coding sequence GTGGGAAAGGAACGGTGTGATGAAATGGCCTCTAAGATAGAGAACCCCTTTTCAATGCGTTTTGTGCTACCAGAGCAACGAGCGATGTATCTACAGATGAAGGAAGATGACAAGCTTGTAGCTATGCCTATTGTTGAGCAAGACGAACTGGAAGCATTAAACTACATTATTTGTGATTCAGCCCGAGCGGATTATGCTATTACAGTAACGTGGTGGAAGCAAATAAAAGGCAACCTGGGAATCACATGCACGATGTGGGGTGTTGTTAAGTGGATCGATCAGAACGGCAGGAGAATTAAGATTGTGACCGATGAAGATAGCCAATGGATTTCTATGGATGTGATAACTGACGTAAAAGCCTAA
- a CDS encoding SOS response-associated peptidase family protein: protein MSCTIITTKPNDVVAADIHDRMPVILRHEDEGIWLDREKFDSDLLQSLLVPYDHEQMKAYPVPAMVGSPKNDTPECIQEIANPSLF from the coding sequence GTGTCCTGCACAATCATCACAACAAAGCCAAACGATGTAGTTGCTGCTGATATTCATGATCGTATGCCCGTGATACTGCGACATGAAGACGAGGGAATATGGTTAGACCGTGAGAAGTTTGATTCTGACTTGCTTCAATCATTGCTTGTACCATATGATCACGAACAGATGAAAGCTTACCCTGTTCCAGCAATGGTTGGCAGTCCCAAAAACGATACGCCAGAATGTATTCAAGAAATAGCAAACCCGTCCCTATTTTGA
- a CDS encoding helix-turn-helix domain-containing protein, whose translation MPAKKGQKFKHYSEELKLQAIQMRLKGVSKRVIMEELKIHDEDRLKVWMRKYRKLGEFGLLDQRGRREEYIDANRYIEKLKRENKMLKKCLEIWMREVQSISMPQSRKQQENTPSVSSVSCLASQEVDTTHT comes from the coding sequence ATGCCAGCAAAGAAAGGGCAGAAGTTTAAGCATTATAGTGAAGAACTTAAGTTGCAAGCAATTCAGATGAGATTAAAGGGTGTTTCCAAACGGGTGATCATGGAAGAATTGAAAATTCATGATGAGGACCGACTAAAGGTCTGGATGCGGAAGTATAGGAAACTCGGAGAGTTTGGTCTTCTAGATCAACGTGGCCGTCGCGAAGAATACATAGATGCAAACAGATATATCGAAAAGTTAAAGCGGGAGAATAAGATGCTAAAAAAGTGCTTGGAAATCTGGATGCGGGAGGTGCAGTCCATAAGTATGCCGCAATCAAGAAAGCAGCAGGAGAATACACCATCAGTGAGCTCTGTAAGCTGTTTGGCGTCTCAAGAAGTGGATACTACGCATACTTAA
- a CDS encoding IS3 family transposase — protein sequence MKKAAGEYTISELCKLFGVSRSGYYAYLKRQGIDRDKSMKDLVQAVYKKYHGKYGYRQIQLFLLQDHGVWVNHKKVLRLMQEMGLRSRIRRKYRYHLASSVGGRVAQNILQRNFKADVPNQKWVTDVTQYRVSDTWLYLSAIKDLFNNEIVAYHMDVRNDNQLVLRTFEKAFEKTKDVTGLIVHSDQGFQYTSYAYHDMLPKVGAQISMSRRGNCYDNASMESFFSHLKTEGLYPYDIRSIDEAQRRIEKYIDFYNKNRPQRKLKKLTPVEFRRQLVA from the coding sequence ATCAAGAAAGCAGCAGGAGAATACACCATCAGTGAGCTCTGTAAGCTGTTTGGCGTCTCAAGAAGTGGATACTACGCATACTTAAAACGCCAAGGAATAGATCGGGACAAGTCTATGAAAGATTTAGTCCAGGCTGTGTATAAGAAGTACCACGGTAAATATGGGTATAGACAAATCCAACTATTTCTCCTGCAAGATCATGGGGTGTGGGTCAATCATAAGAAGGTACTACGTCTCATGCAAGAAATGGGGCTCCGTTCTCGAATACGTCGCAAGTATCGTTATCACCTTGCTTCATCGGTTGGGGGGCGAGTTGCCCAAAATATTCTACAGCGTAATTTCAAAGCAGATGTGCCCAATCAAAAGTGGGTAACGGACGTCACACAGTATCGTGTCTCGGATACTTGGCTCTACCTGTCTGCTATTAAAGATTTGTTTAATAACGAAATCGTGGCCTATCACATGGATGTTCGCAACGACAATCAATTGGTCCTACGGACCTTTGAGAAAGCTTTTGAAAAGACGAAAGACGTGACTGGACTGATCGTTCACAGCGATCAAGGATTCCAATACACGTCCTACGCTTACCACGACATGCTGCCAAAGGTTGGCGCCCAAATCAGCATGTCTAGAAGAGGCAACTGTTATGACAATGCCTCGATGGAGAGCTTCTTCTCGCATCTTAAAACGGAAGGGCTCTATCCTTATGATATCCGAAGTATCGATGAGGCACAAAGGCGAATCGAGAAGTACATTGACTTCTACAACAAAAATCGCCCGCAGAGAAAATTAAAAAAGCTGACGCCTGTTGAATTCAGACGCCAGCTAGTGGCCTAA
- a CDS encoding DUF4157 domain-containing protein, protein MDKSNVKWVKIMFTHDSKSNSQAQQPMSHNKQKVEQTSSVSNRNRISHILQLQSTIGNRAVNRMVNGNNTGLPDHLKTGLERLSGLDLSPVKVHYNSDKPAQLQAHAFAEQNEIHIAPGQEKYLPHEGWHVVQQMQGRVSPTTQEPNGKMINDDPTLEHEADIMGTKANDPSLSQHEITQLAANTSSYLQEHVLQRVDTDEQSDEFKSLFKKIEKGATTFGLYSWDGEFLTYDTSDKTELGTLRYKVHIHFFKTKCTFSDDEVTLKGSIVWNKTTSGPRKNDGVQERDDITITAENKYGRWTVTHTPESFEHKGTSSENVKLNDMLENGFVDALISAVLNGEIESDSDDE, encoded by the coding sequence ATGGATAAATCTAATGTGAAATGGGTGAAAATTATGTTTACACATGATTCCAAATCCAATTCTCAAGCCCAACAACCGATGTCGCATAACAAACAAAAAGTAGAACAGACATCAAGCGTTTCTAATCGTAACAGAATCTCTCACATACTCCAGCTTCAGAGTACTATCGGTAACCGTGCAGTTAATCGAATGGTAAACGGGAATAACACTGGCTTGCCCGATCATTTAAAAACAGGTTTAGAACGTTTGTCAGGGTTGGATTTATCACCTGTTAAAGTGCACTATAATTCAGATAAACCGGCTCAATTACAGGCACATGCTTTTGCAGAACAGAATGAAATTCACATTGCCCCTGGTCAAGAAAAGTATCTCCCACACGAAGGATGGCACGTTGTACAGCAGATGCAAGGGAGAGTATCTCCAACCACTCAAGAACCAAACGGTAAAATGATAAATGATGATCCTACACTTGAGCATGAAGCGGATATAATGGGGACAAAAGCAAATGATCCTTCCCTGTCTCAACATGAAATCACTCAATTGGCTGCAAATACATCTTCTTATCTTCAAGAGCATGTCTTACAACGTGTAGATACTGACGAACAATCTGATGAATTCAAATCACTTTTCAAAAAGATAGAAAAAGGTGCAACAACATTCGGTCTATATTCTTGGGATGGAGAATTTCTAACTTATGACACGAGTGATAAGACTGAATTAGGAACTCTTCGTTATAAAGTACACATACATTTCTTTAAGACTAAATGCACATTCTCAGATGATGAAGTAACCCTAAAAGGTAGTATAGTTTGGAATAAAACTACTAGTGGGCCTAGAAAAAATGATGGAGTGCAAGAACGTGATGATATTACAATAACAGCCGAGAACAAATACGGTCGATGGACTGTAACGCATACTCCTGAATCCTTTGAACATAAGGGTACCTCATCTGAGAATGTCAAACTTAATGACATGTTAGAGAATGGCTTTGTGGATGCTCTCATATCAGCGGTCCTAAATGGAGAAATTGAATCTGATTCTGACGACGAATAG